One window of Cydia pomonella isolate Wapato2018A chromosome 5, ilCydPomo1, whole genome shotgun sequence genomic DNA carries:
- the LOC133517711 gene encoding suppressor APC domain-containing protein 2-like, translated as MSMTQAPSRNMESLPKQFVSAMRTLFDIMDDKHTGYVKLTDIENRWRDDRTKGLPRGVIESLQKVASHDGLLTFERFCTGLKICLLCNQVEKSSDTVNRLNDEELGGGNVQMSTNNQSPHRPPSAPLLDVDVQQDKNWNAIKNTEKTSQQRTISMPQLLGRKDGPFQDMRNHGAAINKHDRVFAPPKPPRLEKNSAERKEPFRNFKTDDAPRFEPEDIGDLKIDFEEVARSGEEPSRGLGDGRPSNDTQAQGMRRTRRREPRRHTLHNGVDYNLLKRMKQIEQEKDVLLQGLNAVEEAREWYLKQLGEVQEKMRHAGRMGAYVEPWSEAHQERLELLRARVLELNRQLGALAAGWRHGQLSLHMNLALPAAPNAGVFTSATKQNRMLAEEVNRKNERIAVLEREKSALIREVLGQRTRTKIMDNFA; from the exons ATGAGCATGACCCAAGCTCCATCTAGAAATATGGAATCATTACCAAAGCAGTTTGTATCCGCGATGCGGACGTTATTCGATATTATGGATGATAAACACACTGGGTACGTAAAGCTCACGGATATAGAAAATCGTTGGAGAGATGACCGCACAAAGGGTTTGCCAAGAGGTGTTATAGAGAGCCTTCAAAAGGTCGCTTCCCATGACGGTTTACTAACATTTGAACGCTTTTGTACCGGCCTTAAAATCTGTCTCTTGTGCAATCAAGTTGAAAAAAGTTCTGATACAGTTAACAGACTTAACGACGAAGAATTAGGAGGCGGTAATGTTCAAATGAGCACCAATAATCAAAGCCCCCATCGGCCGCCTTCAGCGCCCCTACTCGATGTCGACGTGCAGCAGGACAAGAATTGGAACGCGATTAAAAATACGGAGAAAACATCACAACAAAGAACTATAAGCATGCCCCAGTTGTTAGGCCGCAAAGATGGCCCTTTCCAAGATATGCGAAACCACGGAGCAGCAATAAATAAACACGACAGGGTTTTCGCTCCTCCAAAACCGCCAAGATTAGAGAAAAATTCAGCAGAAAGGAAGGAACCATTTAGAAACTTCAAAACAGATGACGCACCACGCTTTGAGCCTGAAGACATTGGGGACTTAAAAATAGACTTTGAGGAAGTAGCTCGGTCGGGAGAGGAGCCCAGTAGAGGCCTGGGAGATGGAAGACCATCAAACGACACACAAGCGCAAGGTATGCGTCGCACGCGCCGTCGCGAGCCTCGGCGACACACCCTACATAACGGTGTAGACTATAATCTCCTTAAACGAATGAAACAGATTGAACAAGAAAAGGATGTGTTGCTACAGGGGTTGAATGCAGTCGAGGAAGCAAGAGAGTGGTATTTAAAGCAGTTGGGCGAGGTTCAGGAAAAGATGCGACATGCTGGGCGGATGGGAGCTTATGTT GAGCCATGGAGTGAAGCGCATCAGGAACGCCTGGAGCTGCTGCGGGCGCGAGTGCTGGAGTTGAACCGGCAGCTGGGCGCGCTGGCGGCGGGCTGGCGGCACGGCCAGCTGTCGCTGCACATGAACCTGGCACTGCCGGCCGCGCCCAACGCGGGCGTGTTCACGTCCGCCACCAAGCAGAATCGCATGTTAGCAGAG GAAGTAAATCGGAAAAATGAGAGAATAGCTGTTTTGGAGAGGGAAAAGTCAGCACTGATCAGAGAGGTGTTAGGACAAAGAACTCGAACAAAGATAATGGATAACTTTGCTTGA
- the LOC133517712 gene encoding small ribosomal subunit protein mS40-like, translating to MALWSGIQSSIRRIILAEARTSVRFYCEPADNAEGEEQKTIDPAKDRNKIIPPETSIRYMQSKAYQQTYGEKPVWFLYRRNHKGAFAPKKTRKTCVRNGIISTGNPCPICRDEYLVLDHRNTKLLEQFISEHTGQILDAFKTGLCRKKQKELLVAIERAWDQGNLTYDVPFREYDYSLYYKKELTQ from the exons ATGGCATTGTGGAGTGGTATACAATCATCTATACGGAGAATCATTTTAGCGGAGGCTAGGACCAGCGTTCGTTTTTACTGTGAGCCGGCCGACAATGCTGAAGGCGAGGAACAAAAAACGATTGATCCAGCTAAAGATAGGAACAAAATTATCCCCCCAGAAACCAGTATAAGATATATGCAAAGCAAAGCCTACCAACAGACTTATGGAGAGAAACCAGTATGGTTCTTGTACAGACGTAACCACAAAGGTGCTTTTGCTCCAAAAAAGACAAGAAAAACTTGTGTGAGGAACGGTATCATATCGACAGGAAACCCTTGCCCCATTTGTAGGGATGAATATCTGGTTTTGGATCACAGGAACACTAAATTACTGGAGCAGTTTATTTCGGAGCACACTGGCCAG ATACTGGATGCATTCAAGACAGGACTGTGTCGAAAGAAGCAAAAGGAGCTCCTTGTGGCCATCGAGCGAGCATGGGACCAGGGCAACCTCACATATGATGTGCCATTCAGGGAATATGATTATTCCTTATATTACAAGAAAGAATTAACACAGTAA
- the LOC133517710 gene encoding centrosomin-like isoform X2, whose protein sequence is MSDSTVDTPVVTSPRTLQEMSMPAQEVLDNTVASGISMKQYEEQLNGLRKENFHLKLRIYFLEEKLGSGSPPAVQGLLEHNVRLQVEVEELRRQLSDKQELLAVAAEAIDVLEHQGSMSADSIENSMNHGDEVAKEINTQETVKNQAIDDTCASESAGDYLCVTTNNNDMDELIKLRKENSKALQMIKGCMKKIRQQDKEIKKLKLDKEQSHTQHVSDSQIEKYDEILKCKDEHIKDLENKLREQQKTVDNGHNDEDAGNLQQLLTRRLQGLALFLDKLLAHKCVLSEEKKKMAESILEQSLALPVGLQLDETISAEGFTFDDSNMDISQNLRIEDLTMMFGHHGLCSGDDNKLTNRKSLRHLLQNECPSESECWSEPDRNVSLARIGLDTALGARESTSDNNRHRSRRSRISYGSRCEDKTTNEAALIDEIHQLSKQCEELEYEKKDLNSQLEFAKTQIDDLILEKDELKSALASEHSKVDEISKDSENLKCTISSLQIRIKDIEQQLIEAIQIRDKLRSERQELESTFLETERALRRAADDATVQASQAALERARAQHDKMRIEKDLEDARENLAKSSEIISNLEMEVARKVAVEACNRVQEIHVAREVEEEDRPTSPDQGIDSDRLSSLEHNDAVTLSTRSLYEENVSLKQKLARTKATLADTLAQLNAANMRKKSVQRAICREIHKTQGVLRKARDHLESPN, encoded by the exons ATGTCTGATTCTACTGTAGACACTCCTGTTGT cACGAGTCCGAGGACGCTTCAGGAGATGAGTATGCCAGCTCAAGAAGTACTGG ATAACACCGTTGCCAGCGGGATCAGTATGAAGCAGTATGAAGAACAGCTTAATGGATTAAGAAAAGAgaattttcacttaaaattaaGGATATACTTCCTTGAGGAAAAATTAGGAAGCGGTTCACCGCCAGCAGTTCAG GGACTTCTGGAACACAACGTTCGACTGCAGGTGGAAGTAGAGGAACTAAGGAGACAATTAAGTGACAAGCAAGAACTCCTAGCTGTTGCGGCGGAAGCCATCGATGTACTTGAACATCAG ggTTCCATGTCTGCCGACAGTATTGAGAATTCAATGAACCATGGCGACGAAGTGGCAAAGGAAATAAACACCcag GAGACGGTAAAAAACCAGGCAATAGATGACACATGTGCATCAGAATCTGCCGG aGATTATTTATGTGTCACAACAAATAATAACGATATGGATGAGTTAATCAAGCTACGCAAAGAAAACTCTAAAGCTCTCCAGATGATAAAAGGCTGCATGAAGAAAATTCGGCAGCAAgacaaagaaattaaaaaactcaaatta GATAAAGAACAATCTCACACGCAACATGTCAGTGATTctcaaattgaaaaatatgatgaaattttaaaatgcaaAGATGAGCATATCAAGGACCTCGAAAATAAACTCAGGGAACAACAAAAAACAGTTGATAATGGACATAACGACGAAGACGCCGG GAACCTGCAACAGTTGCTCACTCGACGTCTCCAGGGTTTAGCTTTATTTTTGGATAAGCTATTAGCGCATAA GTGTGTATTAAGTGAAGAAAAAAAGAAGATGGCTGAGAGTATTCTAGAACAAAGTCTAGCTCTACCCGTGGGTTTGCAGTTAGACGAAACCATTTCAGCAGAAGGATTTACCTTTGATGACAGCAATATGGATATCTCACAAAATCTTAGAATTGAGGATTTAACAATGATGTTCGGGCATCACGGGCTATGTAGCGGCGATGATAACAAACTCACCAACAGAAAATCTTTACGTCACCTGCTTCAAAACGAATGTCCTTCCGAGTCGGAATGTTGGTCAGAACCAGACAGAAATGTATCTCTTGCACGCATAGGACTAGATACAGCACTAGGAGCCAGAGAATCTACTTCAGATAATAACAGACACAGGTCTCGACGATCCCGCATCTCGTATGGCTCCCGTTGCGAAGACAAAACTACGAATGAAGCAGCGTTGATTGACGAAATACATCAGCTTTCAAAACAGTGCGAGGAACTTGAATACGAGAAAAAAGACTTAAACAGCCAACTCGAATTTGCTAAGACACAGATAGATGATCTAATTTTAGAAAAAGACGAACTAAAATCGGCGCTAGCTTCCGAACACTCCAAAGTTGACGAAATAAGTAAAGATTCGGAAAatttgaaatgtactatttcgtcTCTACAGATAAGGATAAAGGATATCGAGCAACAACTTATAGAAGCCATTCAAATTAGGGATAAGTTACGTTCCGAAAGGCAAGAACTTGAATCTACGTTTTTGGAAACTGAGCGAGCTCTGCGGCGTGCAGCAGATGACGCGACGGTCCAGGCGTCCCAGGCGGCCCTAGAGAGAGCTCGAGCCCAACACGACAAGATGCGCATTGAAAAAGATCTCGAAGATGCTCGTGAGAACTTAGCTAAGTCCTCCGAGATCATTTCCAACCTGGAAATGGAAGTAGCACGCAAGGTGGCTGTAGAAGCGTGTAACAGAGTGCAGGAGATACACGTGGCGCGTGAGGTCGAGGAGGAAGACAGACCCACATCGCCTGATCAGGGCATTGACAGCGACAGACTCTCGAGCCTTGAACATAACGATGCTGTTACTTTGTCTACAC GTTCATTGTATGAAGAAAATGTGTCTTTGAAGCAAAAATTAGCAAGAACTAAAGCCACATTAGCAGATACACTAGCTCAATTGAATGCCGCCAATATGCGGAAGAAAAGTGTTCAGCGGGCTATCTGTCGAGAGATCCACAAAACTCAAGGGGTGCTACGTAAAGCAAGAGACCACTTAGAGAGTCCCAACTGA
- the LOC133517710 gene encoding centrosomin-like isoform X3: MDVFFTRIVIVTSPRTLQEMSMPAQEVLDNTVASGISMKQYEEQLNGLRKENFHLKLRIYFLEEKLGSGSPPAVQGLLEHNVRLQVEVEELRRQLSDKQELLAVAAEAIDVLEHQGSMSADSIENSMNHGDEVAKEINTQETVKNQAIDDTCASESAGDYLCVTTNNNDMDELIKLRKENSKALQMIKGCMKKIRQQDKEIKKLKLDKEQSHTQHVSDSQIEKYDEILKCKDEHIKDLENKLREQQKTVDNGHNDEDAGNLQQLLTRRLQGLALFLDKLLAHKCVLSEEKKKMAESILEQSLALPVGLQLDETISAEGFTFDDSNMDISQNLRIEDLTMMFGHHGLCSGDDNKLTNRKSLRHLLQNECPSESECWSEPDRNVSLARIGLDTALGARESTSDNNRHRSRRSRISYGSRCEDKTTNEAALIDEIHQLSKQCEELEYEKKDLNSQLEFAKTQIDDLILEKDELKSALASEHSKVDEISKDSENLKCTISSLQIRIKDIEQQLIEAIQIRDKLRSERQELESTFLETERALRRAADDATVQASQAALERARAQHDKMRIEKDLEDARENLAKSSEIISNLEMEVARKVAVEACNRVQEIHVAREVEEEDRPTSPDQGIDSDRLSSLEHNDAVTLSTRSLYEENVSLKQKLARTKATLADTLAQLNAANMRKKSVQRAICREIHKTQGVLRKARDHLESPN, from the exons atggatgttttttttacaaggatTGTGATTGT cACGAGTCCGAGGACGCTTCAGGAGATGAGTATGCCAGCTCAAGAAGTACTGG ATAACACCGTTGCCAGCGGGATCAGTATGAAGCAGTATGAAGAACAGCTTAATGGATTAAGAAAAGAgaattttcacttaaaattaaGGATATACTTCCTTGAGGAAAAATTAGGAAGCGGTTCACCGCCAGCAGTTCAG GGACTTCTGGAACACAACGTTCGACTGCAGGTGGAAGTAGAGGAACTAAGGAGACAATTAAGTGACAAGCAAGAACTCCTAGCTGTTGCGGCGGAAGCCATCGATGTACTTGAACATCAG ggTTCCATGTCTGCCGACAGTATTGAGAATTCAATGAACCATGGCGACGAAGTGGCAAAGGAAATAAACACCcag GAGACGGTAAAAAACCAGGCAATAGATGACACATGTGCATCAGAATCTGCCGG aGATTATTTATGTGTCACAACAAATAATAACGATATGGATGAGTTAATCAAGCTACGCAAAGAAAACTCTAAAGCTCTCCAGATGATAAAAGGCTGCATGAAGAAAATTCGGCAGCAAgacaaagaaattaaaaaactcaaatta GATAAAGAACAATCTCACACGCAACATGTCAGTGATTctcaaattgaaaaatatgatgaaattttaaaatgcaaAGATGAGCATATCAAGGACCTCGAAAATAAACTCAGGGAACAACAAAAAACAGTTGATAATGGACATAACGACGAAGACGCCGG GAACCTGCAACAGTTGCTCACTCGACGTCTCCAGGGTTTAGCTTTATTTTTGGATAAGCTATTAGCGCATAA GTGTGTATTAAGTGAAGAAAAAAAGAAGATGGCTGAGAGTATTCTAGAACAAAGTCTAGCTCTACCCGTGGGTTTGCAGTTAGACGAAACCATTTCAGCAGAAGGATTTACCTTTGATGACAGCAATATGGATATCTCACAAAATCTTAGAATTGAGGATTTAACAATGATGTTCGGGCATCACGGGCTATGTAGCGGCGATGATAACAAACTCACCAACAGAAAATCTTTACGTCACCTGCTTCAAAACGAATGTCCTTCCGAGTCGGAATGTTGGTCAGAACCAGACAGAAATGTATCTCTTGCACGCATAGGACTAGATACAGCACTAGGAGCCAGAGAATCTACTTCAGATAATAACAGACACAGGTCTCGACGATCCCGCATCTCGTATGGCTCCCGTTGCGAAGACAAAACTACGAATGAAGCAGCGTTGATTGACGAAATACATCAGCTTTCAAAACAGTGCGAGGAACTTGAATACGAGAAAAAAGACTTAAACAGCCAACTCGAATTTGCTAAGACACAGATAGATGATCTAATTTTAGAAAAAGACGAACTAAAATCGGCGCTAGCTTCCGAACACTCCAAAGTTGACGAAATAAGTAAAGATTCGGAAAatttgaaatgtactatttcgtcTCTACAGATAAGGATAAAGGATATCGAGCAACAACTTATAGAAGCCATTCAAATTAGGGATAAGTTACGTTCCGAAAGGCAAGAACTTGAATCTACGTTTTTGGAAACTGAGCGAGCTCTGCGGCGTGCAGCAGATGACGCGACGGTCCAGGCGTCCCAGGCGGCCCTAGAGAGAGCTCGAGCCCAACACGACAAGATGCGCATTGAAAAAGATCTCGAAGATGCTCGTGAGAACTTAGCTAAGTCCTCCGAGATCATTTCCAACCTGGAAATGGAAGTAGCACGCAAGGTGGCTGTAGAAGCGTGTAACAGAGTGCAGGAGATACACGTGGCGCGTGAGGTCGAGGAGGAAGACAGACCCACATCGCCTGATCAGGGCATTGACAGCGACAGACTCTCGAGCCTTGAACATAACGATGCTGTTACTTTGTCTACAC GTTCATTGTATGAAGAAAATGTGTCTTTGAAGCAAAAATTAGCAAGAACTAAAGCCACATTAGCAGATACACTAGCTCAATTGAATGCCGCCAATATGCGGAAGAAAAGTGTTCAGCGGGCTATCTGTCGAGAGATCCACAAAACTCAAGGGGTGCTACGTAAAGCAAGAGACCACTTAGAGAGTCCCAACTGA
- the LOC133517710 gene encoding centrosomin-like isoform X1 yields the protein MATLPRTSKHPTGIISPFSTSPRTLQEMSMPAQEVLDNTVASGISMKQYEEQLNGLRKENFHLKLRIYFLEEKLGSGSPPAVQGLLEHNVRLQVEVEELRRQLSDKQELLAVAAEAIDVLEHQGSMSADSIENSMNHGDEVAKEINTQETVKNQAIDDTCASESAGDYLCVTTNNNDMDELIKLRKENSKALQMIKGCMKKIRQQDKEIKKLKLDKEQSHTQHVSDSQIEKYDEILKCKDEHIKDLENKLREQQKTVDNGHNDEDAGNLQQLLTRRLQGLALFLDKLLAHKCVLSEEKKKMAESILEQSLALPVGLQLDETISAEGFTFDDSNMDISQNLRIEDLTMMFGHHGLCSGDDNKLTNRKSLRHLLQNECPSESECWSEPDRNVSLARIGLDTALGARESTSDNNRHRSRRSRISYGSRCEDKTTNEAALIDEIHQLSKQCEELEYEKKDLNSQLEFAKTQIDDLILEKDELKSALASEHSKVDEISKDSENLKCTISSLQIRIKDIEQQLIEAIQIRDKLRSERQELESTFLETERALRRAADDATVQASQAALERARAQHDKMRIEKDLEDARENLAKSSEIISNLEMEVARKVAVEACNRVQEIHVAREVEEEDRPTSPDQGIDSDRLSSLEHNDAVTLSTRSLYEENVSLKQKLARTKATLADTLAQLNAANMRKKSVQRAICREIHKTQGVLRKARDHLESPN from the exons ATGGCAACATTACCGCGGACATCTAAACATCCAACTGGCATAATTTCGCCTTTCAG cACGAGTCCGAGGACGCTTCAGGAGATGAGTATGCCAGCTCAAGAAGTACTGG ATAACACCGTTGCCAGCGGGATCAGTATGAAGCAGTATGAAGAACAGCTTAATGGATTAAGAAAAGAgaattttcacttaaaattaaGGATATACTTCCTTGAGGAAAAATTAGGAAGCGGTTCACCGCCAGCAGTTCAG GGACTTCTGGAACACAACGTTCGACTGCAGGTGGAAGTAGAGGAACTAAGGAGACAATTAAGTGACAAGCAAGAACTCCTAGCTGTTGCGGCGGAAGCCATCGATGTACTTGAACATCAG ggTTCCATGTCTGCCGACAGTATTGAGAATTCAATGAACCATGGCGACGAAGTGGCAAAGGAAATAAACACCcag GAGACGGTAAAAAACCAGGCAATAGATGACACATGTGCATCAGAATCTGCCGG aGATTATTTATGTGTCACAACAAATAATAACGATATGGATGAGTTAATCAAGCTACGCAAAGAAAACTCTAAAGCTCTCCAGATGATAAAAGGCTGCATGAAGAAAATTCGGCAGCAAgacaaagaaattaaaaaactcaaatta GATAAAGAACAATCTCACACGCAACATGTCAGTGATTctcaaattgaaaaatatgatgaaattttaaaatgcaaAGATGAGCATATCAAGGACCTCGAAAATAAACTCAGGGAACAACAAAAAACAGTTGATAATGGACATAACGACGAAGACGCCGG GAACCTGCAACAGTTGCTCACTCGACGTCTCCAGGGTTTAGCTTTATTTTTGGATAAGCTATTAGCGCATAA GTGTGTATTAAGTGAAGAAAAAAAGAAGATGGCTGAGAGTATTCTAGAACAAAGTCTAGCTCTACCCGTGGGTTTGCAGTTAGACGAAACCATTTCAGCAGAAGGATTTACCTTTGATGACAGCAATATGGATATCTCACAAAATCTTAGAATTGAGGATTTAACAATGATGTTCGGGCATCACGGGCTATGTAGCGGCGATGATAACAAACTCACCAACAGAAAATCTTTACGTCACCTGCTTCAAAACGAATGTCCTTCCGAGTCGGAATGTTGGTCAGAACCAGACAGAAATGTATCTCTTGCACGCATAGGACTAGATACAGCACTAGGAGCCAGAGAATCTACTTCAGATAATAACAGACACAGGTCTCGACGATCCCGCATCTCGTATGGCTCCCGTTGCGAAGACAAAACTACGAATGAAGCAGCGTTGATTGACGAAATACATCAGCTTTCAAAACAGTGCGAGGAACTTGAATACGAGAAAAAAGACTTAAACAGCCAACTCGAATTTGCTAAGACACAGATAGATGATCTAATTTTAGAAAAAGACGAACTAAAATCGGCGCTAGCTTCCGAACACTCCAAAGTTGACGAAATAAGTAAAGATTCGGAAAatttgaaatgtactatttcgtcTCTACAGATAAGGATAAAGGATATCGAGCAACAACTTATAGAAGCCATTCAAATTAGGGATAAGTTACGTTCCGAAAGGCAAGAACTTGAATCTACGTTTTTGGAAACTGAGCGAGCTCTGCGGCGTGCAGCAGATGACGCGACGGTCCAGGCGTCCCAGGCGGCCCTAGAGAGAGCTCGAGCCCAACACGACAAGATGCGCATTGAAAAAGATCTCGAAGATGCTCGTGAGAACTTAGCTAAGTCCTCCGAGATCATTTCCAACCTGGAAATGGAAGTAGCACGCAAGGTGGCTGTAGAAGCGTGTAACAGAGTGCAGGAGATACACGTGGCGCGTGAGGTCGAGGAGGAAGACAGACCCACATCGCCTGATCAGGGCATTGACAGCGACAGACTCTCGAGCCTTGAACATAACGATGCTGTTACTTTGTCTACAC GTTCATTGTATGAAGAAAATGTGTCTTTGAAGCAAAAATTAGCAAGAACTAAAGCCACATTAGCAGATACACTAGCTCAATTGAATGCCGCCAATATGCGGAAGAAAAGTGTTCAGCGGGCTATCTGTCGAGAGATCCACAAAACTCAAGGGGTGCTACGTAAAGCAAGAGACCACTTAGAGAGTCCCAACTGA